A DNA window from Branchiostoma lanceolatum isolate klBraLanc5 chromosome 17, klBraLanc5.hap2, whole genome shotgun sequence contains the following coding sequences:
- the LOC136423441 gene encoding anosmin-1-like, translated as MPRIGTGVLIGVLLQLATGGGQELSPAFVRARCASKCLSLHDLSMLEECQAHEFCHACLYPCQHFSPSDILSSCITSCESLPTVQGHSLCNSTCDYLSYTSTNKQGDCPAPEDAQGFAAACVESCSADQDCKGALKCCPNGCGHTCQEPLNRHTGTPPRFAERPVAIETKKGQSIVVEWSSQKKFDHAVFLLQERSAVGKYVKEADMSDWELVEQTTSQATVVKASRGRWYQWRLAAVNENGTRGFSEPSKAERLRKDPAAPSPPWNLTEGDFHIKDGKISVNVRWYPPAYSDLPITRYRVYWSKRLKGVTPGLMKLKEHRKSVRTAMITLEGLEPDTSYFVQVQAFANWGDNERLRSDRESFFLSTIPLPIELPPTPPNPMILRLHSPSVVRNLSIQEPFFHHDRVKAKVYWGLPEGETHKSVTKFMLRWVPTVCGDGYSGDGTLLSRIKEATTHNLDFDIYDLRFDCHYEVRVHAVSSEGVMGKETGIHFYSPPCREIRIRGRQRPDCPTPAPDVPQQPQNLSFVFFMADGNVTGQFKWRMPVQSDKPVTGFRVMWGEQVTPSKGVPPGLPQAPVIDRTSAKAKMLPKDQFTHLIQGLTPGRPYVLQVQALSEVGGGAMAQLEFTVPPIRQQSNFIPPIGRPSYAEEWERKFQGYNSDLFQDDERRNAVSPQSTARTRTAPSWALQDPGSETKSNPRSTAQSLRLCWVTVLLCSFTIVALTTTGLSCL; from the exons TGCCTGTATCCATGCCAGCACTTCTCACCCTCAGACATCCTGTCTTCCTGTATCACATCTTGTGAG tCGCTACCCACAGTCCAAGGCCACTCCCTCTGCAACAGCACCTGTGACTACCTCAGCTACACCAGCACCAACAAACAGGGAGACTGCCCTGCCCCGGAGGATGCACAGGGATTCGCTGCAGCATGTGTGGAGAGCTGCAGTGCTGATCAAGACTGCAAGGGGGCGCTAAAGTGTTGTCCCAATGGATGTGGCCATACCTGTCAAGAGCCCCTCAACAGACACACAG GAACACCTCCCCGTTTTGCGGAACGTcctgttgccatagaaaccaagAAGGGCCAGTCCATTGTGGTGGAGTGGTCGTCGCAGAAGAAGTTTGACCATGCAGTGTTCCTGCTGCAGGAGAGGTCAGCGGTGGGGAAGTATGTGAAGGAGGCCGACATGTCCGACTGGGAGCTGGTGGAACAG ACGACGTCCCAGGCCACGGTAGTGAAGGCCAGTCGAGGCAGATGGTACCAGTGGCGGCTGGCGGCAGTGAACGAGAACGGCACCAGGGGCTTCAGCGAACCCAGCAAGGCCGAGAGGCTCAGGAAAG accCTGCTGCTCCAAGTCCTCCATGGAACCTAACCGAGGGCGACTTCCACATCAAGGACGGGAAAATCTCAGTGAACGTCCGCTGGTACCCGCCGGCGTACAGCGACCTGCCCATCACCAGATATCGCGTGTACTGGAGCAAGAGGTTAAAGGGCGTGACCCCTGGCCTGATGAAGCTGAAGGAACACAGGAAGAGTGTGAGAACGGCCATGATCACCCTGGAGGGGCTGGAGCCAGATACAAGCTACTTTGTTCAG GTCCAAGCCTTTGCCAACTGGGGAGACAATGAGAGACTACGCAGTGATCGGGAGTCCTTCTTCCTCAGCACCATCCCCCTCCCAATAG AGTTGCCGCCAACGCCGCCCAACCCGATGATCCTGCGGCTGCACTCCCCCAGCGTGGTGCGGAACCTGTCCATACAGGAGCCGTTCTTCCACCACGACAGAGTCAAGGCCAAGGTCTACTGGGGTCTACCTGAAG GTGAAACGCACAAGTCTGTGACCAAGTTCATGCTGCGGTGGGTTCCAACGGTGTGTGGGGacgggtacagcggggacggaaCACTTCTCAGCAGGATTAAGGAGGCAACCACTCAT AATCTTGACTTTGACATCTACGACCTGAGGTTCGACTGTCACTACGAGGTCAGAGTTCACGCTGTGTCGTCAGAAGGGGTGATGGGGAAGGAGACGGGGATCCATTTCTACAGTCCGCCGTGCCGCGAGATCAGGATCAGGGGGCGGCAGAGGCCAGACTGTCCAACACCGGCTCCGGATGTTCCCCAGCAGCCCCAGAACCTGTCCTTTGTGTTCTTCATGGCGGACGGGAATGTGACGGGACAGTTCAAATGGAGGATGCCCGTTCAGTCCGACAAACCAGTCACAG GTTTCCGTGTGATGTGGGGAGAGCAGGTCACCCCTTCCAAAGGCGTCCCCCCTGGGCTACCCCAGGCCCCTGTCATAGACAGGACCAGTGCAAAGGCAAAAATGCTGCCCAAG GACCAGTTTACCCACCTGATCCAGGGTTTGACCCCAGGCCGACCTTACGTGCTGCAGGTTCAGGCGCTGTCGGAGGTCGGAGGGGGAGCCATGGCGCAGCTCGAGTTCACTGTTCCTCCCATCAGGCAACAGTCCAACT TTATCCCTCCTATAGGGAGACCGTCATACGCAGAGGAGTGGGAGAGAAAATTCCAGGGCTACAACTCCGACCTCTTCCAAGACGACGAGAGAAGAAACGCCGTCTCCCCGCAGAGCACGGCTCGAACAAGAACGGCGCCATCTTGGGCGCTACAAGACCCGGGGAGCGAAACAAAGAGCAACCCCCGTTCCACCGCACAGTCGTTAAGATTGTGTTGGGTCACAGTACTGCTGTGCTCCTTTACAATTGTTGCATTAACTACAACAGGACTCTCTTGTTTGTAA